CTCCATCGTGGGGTTCGGAGGGCTCGGGAAGACGATGCTGGCGAGGGAGGTGTGTCGGCGGCTGGAGACGGTGTTTCACTTCCAAGCGCAGGTGGCCGTGTCGCAGACATTCAGCGGCAAGGACCTTCAGGGATTGCTCAGGCGCGTTCTTCGGCAGATCACGCAGCCTATCGTCGACCGAGAGACTGTAGACGACGCAGAGATCACCCAGCTGCAAGCGGCTGCGGCTAGCTCGCAGCCTAATGTTAATATCGACACCATGGATGTCGACGACCTGGCAACCGAGCTCAAAAAGAGGCTCGACAACAAGAGGTACGTGTAACACACACCTAGGGTTACTAGTTTTTTTGTGTGCATATATTCTTTTAGTCGGTATATGatgatttctttttcttatttatttcaAGCTACCGTACGTTGGAAATTGATACTCCCTGtcattaattagctagctagttagtactccctctgtcccattatATAAAGAATTTTGGTGGTATGTGACACATCATAGTACTGCGTTAGTActggatgtgtcacatcccaccaaaatcccttatattatgggataaagCTTGCACTTTTTTTTAACTCAATTTGACATTAATTATGTAATACATGCCTTGTCTTTTACACTACtaatctctttttttattttactttaaaGATTAATTAATACTATGTAGTTCTTTAAAAGTAAATGCAACAATGTATATATAGAAGTAATTTAAACAAATATTAGAAGTAACTATACAATGTTTAGATGTGATAGTTAGATAAACATTTGCTTCAAGTAATTACACATGTATTATTGTATACTCagaaacatatataattatatttcaTATAGGAACCATGTTGAGAAGTTTAGAGTGACTCACAATATTAGTGTTTTTATGTAAAACAATACAAGTGCTTTATTAGCTATTAAGTCGCCACGGGATATTATTACGAGTGAATTGCTCAATGGGCTAGGCGCGCTTTTTTACCTAATTTGCATACCACATGTCTTATTTCAAGTTTTCTCTTAGGACTAGGTTTTCTTATAAATTTCTTCACATTAGATTAGGTCGGACTTGGACCTTTTCTCACCATTGCCGGCCATTGAAGCCACCACCATTAATTCCAGAGCTAAAGCTTGACCTAGGGATGAAAACAGCCAGAAATGATCGGAAAATAGCCTCAACAATTTTcataaccatatttttctcgaaAACGAAATCGAAACGGTAAAGttggaaacgaaaacgatatcAGAAATATTGGAAAACCAGAAACATGTTGGTACGATCGAAAACGGGCCGTTGCGCATGAAATTATCCCCCAACAATACAGGTCCTTATCAAATCGTGTTGTTTCTGTACTAGTGTTGTCCTTACGCATGAAATTATCCCCCAACAACTATCTTTCTGGCCAATCAGGAGCTGGACCGGCTACTTTCGTTTTTGCTAGATATCCGTCACGTGATTTTTTTATCAGGTATTTCAGTTTTTTTGGCCGCACGATATGTGCGCCAattaagagcatcaccaacagtctattattttttaggattttggttaaaaaagTTGGTCCAACAGATTCCCAAAAGAGCTCCGAACGTTTTGGAGTTCCCATCTCCAGTTTTCTCGGTACGTGTATTTGAGGGCGAGAGACCGACTCCCAATCCTCTTCCCATGcatttctcctctccttccctgcGCTCCTTTTGCGCacgggaaagaaaaaaaactagaattTCTGTTGGTAGTTTAATAGAAGGGCCCATTTTTAGTTTGTTTGGAATTGAATTTAGGCTATCTCTTGGAGGGAAGGGTTTTTTCACcacctattttcagtttaggaaactcaaaaatcaatttttgagGATAGATTATTGGTggactgttggtgatgctctaagaTTTGTGCAAGAATTGGTGGTGGATGCTGCATGCGTCGATAAGGCCGTGTGTTGGATGCTTAGGCCCGGTtattttctaaataaaaattaatttcttTAACGGTTGAAAAATTAAGACATTggaaactaaaataaaatataaaatataaaattatagtcctatataactaaaattacatttgtaaattcagttgacatgacatgtaagtgcactgtattttttttcgataaaaatattgtgtaagtaaatatgtattagttattttatttaaaaatataaaattacagtcctatataacaaaaattacatttgtaaattcagttgatatgacatgtaagtgcattgttttttataaaaatgttgtgtaagtaaatatgtatttgttattttctttcgTAGTCCGTTAGATGTAAATCTAAGGGTAAAAAAtctggttgattttttttttagaaatcacCCGACAAATGGATAGACAGTTCCGGCTACTTTTCCTTTCTCCttaatatgtgctaaaaaagcAGAGTAGTTTACACAATGCATATCGATAGTAAGCTTAACTAGTTAAGTGGTCCACTGTAGATTACAAGTGTGTTACTACCGTACGTATACGTATAGATCTCCCAACTCTTGAATCAGATAGTTTTCCTTCCCTCATGCCCCTCCATGCAACTATATATTAATGTTGTATACTTTTTGGTGCATGTTTTATCTTTTTGCAGTACATGTACGATTATACTTTGGTACAAAATTCTGCATGTAAACTTACTTTGTTATCGTGTACATGAACTTATATAATATGCTTATCTTAAAATTTGTCATGACATTTCCTATGGTATATTTTCACCTTATCGATTTAATAAACATGAAAGAGAAGTTTAATAAACATCAACTAAAAGTGATTTACATTTTTCTAATGTAAGAATTATTAATTATTCCCTCGgtatcatattataagttgtttgactttttaCTAGTCAAACTTCgttaagtttaaccaaatttatagtaaaatttagcaacatctaaaacatcaaattagtttcattaaatctaacattgaatatattttcataatatgtttgttttgtgttgaaaatactactatatttttctataaacttgaacaatcttaaagaagtttgactaggaaaaaatcaaacaatttTGCCATATATGGCAtctaactaatatatatatatatatatatatatatatatatatatatatatatatatatatatatatatatatatatatatatatatatatatatatatatatatatatatatatatatatatatatatatatatatatatatatatatatatatatatatatatatatatatatatatatatatatatatatatatatatatatatatatatatatatatatatatatatatatatatatatatatatatatatatataaaacagagggagtactaatttgGGCGGACAAAACCTTCTAACTATTGCATATCTACAAATCTAGGTACCTCATTTTGATCGATGATGTATGGAGCATAGCAGCTTGGGATGCGATCCGGTCCAAGTTACCAGTCACAGACAGCAATTGCGGCAGCAGAATCATAGTTACCACTCGTATACATACCGTGGCAAAAGCATGCAGTGCTGCTAGTGATTACATCCATCATATGAAGAAGCTAGACGATACAGAATCCAAGCAGTTGTTCATCAGCAAAGCATTTGGCTCTAAAAGTCCTTGCCCTGATGATTTGAAAGATGCAATGGAAAGTATCCTAAAAAAATGTAGTGGGCTACCATTGGCCATTGTTAGCATTGCCAGCCTATTGGCAAACTATAAACCTCCAGAAGGCAAAGAAATGTGGGAAACAATTAAGAACTCAATTGGTTCACAGATGGAAAACAACCCTACCCTCGAGGGGATGAGGCAAATACTCACACTGAGTTATAACCACCTACCTCATCACCTCAAGGCTTGCATGATGTATCTTAGCATTTTCCCGGAGGATTATATGATCGCCAAGGATCGACTGTTGAAGAGATGGATCTCCGAAGGATTGATTGTTGAGAAGCGGGGATTGTGCCAGATGGATCTTGCGGAAGGCTACTTTAATGAGCTAGTGAGTAGGAATATGGTTGACATGGTGATCAGTAAGGCCACTTTTAATTTGCATCAAGGGATCAGAGAAGACCAGTTCCGAGTGCATGATATGATGCTTGAGATACTGGTGTCCAAATCCCTAGAGTCTAACTTTGTTAGCCTAGTAGGTGGGCAGTATGAAGGGATGTCTTATACTGATCACACAATTCGCCGTCTCTCCATACATGGTGGAGTAGAGGCAGGAAAGGACCCTTCTTCATCATCTAAAAAGATGGCAGCGCATCGTGGCACGGGGGGAGATAGCATAAAGGgaatgatgatgcaacatgtCCGATCACTAAGCATATTTGATCCTGAAGCGCACAACATTCTTTCTCGGCTAGGCGAGTTCACCCTGCTAAGGGTACTTGATCTAGAAGACTGCACTGGCCTAACAAACAAGCATATGAGTTGTATCTGCCGGATGTACCTTCTAAGGTTCTTGAGCTTGAGAGGTACAGATGTCAAGGTGATGCCATCAAGAATTGGTGATCTCGAGCATTTGCAGATGCTTGATGTACGTCAAACACAGCTCAAGGATCTGCCAAAATCAGTTACAAAGCTAGAGAAGCTGGAGCACCTGCTATTCTTTGACCAGGGTGATTCTGGTTGGATGCTGCCCCAAGGGATCAACAAAATGAAGGCACTACGCCAGTTAAAAAAAGCAGCTGTGGTATTTGATGCCAAGGTCGCTGAGGAGATTGGTGCACTGGGTCAATTGCAAGAGCTAGCTATCTTTGTCGACACGGGAAAGAAAATGAATAATGGTGTCGTCAAAAAGCTTGCCAGCTCCCTGAGCAAGATGTACTCCCTGCGATGGCTCGACATCGGCAATCTTGATGCCGGTAAATGGCCTTTTGCTCCAATAATGGAATTTCTACATGATATAGAGCCACCACCACAACTGCTCCGGTACCTTAGGATCTGTGGGCACATGGACAGGTTGCCTGACTGGGTAGAGTCACTCCATGATCTTGTTGAATTGCAGTTACGGTGGACGCACGTTGATGGTTTCCAACTATTCAACGTCCTCTGTAAGTTGCCCAACCTGAAGAGGCTATTCCTGGGAATTTACTTTATTCACGGAAAACATATGGTTGTGCACAGTAGCCAGCACTTTCGGGAGCTCAAGGAACTGATTCTGGGTTATACTCCTAGTAGTTGTGATGTTTACGAATTTGAGGAAGGATCCATGCCAAATGTGGAGAGGCTAGTTGTGTATTTCGGCGACCAAACTAAAAAAATTGTTGGCATTGAGCACTTCAAGAAACTTAAAGAGGTTGAATATATTGGTTCGAAAGACAATTTGAGACCTGTACTAGAGCCGGTAGAGCAGATGAATAACAAGCGAGACGTGTCCCAACGGATAACAATTAAAGTGAGGTATGACTGGTAATGTATATTTCTCTTTTCCAGATTAAACGCTTTAGTGAGCCTATGTCTCCACTCTAGACCCAGTGCATTTACGGGTCTGTGATTGATCCACGCCAACCCGTTAAAGGGCCACATGTCAATTTGCACAACTTGTTACATACATATCTATTTGGGTTTTTTTGAGGCAATCTATTTGGGTTTCCCACGATAGCTATTTGCACATCTTTGTATAGTCGTTTAAAGGCTATATATTTGGGTGGGTAGTGAGTATCAACATGTAAgtattcaaatttattatatatatatatatatatatatatatatatatatatatatatatatattacgtTGTAATATTGTACGTGTCACCCTAAGGCTGAGTTTGAGAGGATGGgaaaagaggagattgagaaaatatgcaaaacaaggtgagtcattagcgcatgattagctgagtattaactattttaaattttaaaaatggattaacatgattttttaaagcaacttttctatagaaatttttttgtaaaaaacaaatCGTTTTGTAGTTTGGGACAGGGTTTTAAATTTCGAAACTAGCATTTCTGCCGCAAGTGGGCGATAGAaccgaaatttccaaaattttggaaaaatTTCATACGaagtttttgaatttttgacAGATTTTGaataatttgatcaaattcacaaaaaattgcaaaaaaaccaaaattttcGGGCGAGATGTCAACATTTtggtggggggggggtgaaatttccgaaatttcggaaattttgaaccaaaatttcaaaccctggtttgggaagcgtgcgcacaAAAAACGAGGTGCTTTCTCCTCAATCTCCCAGGAATCTCTCCTACTCGCCATCTGTTAGTGTACTTTCACACACATTTTATATTAAGTATTACATGTGACTTTTGTTTCTTGTAATATAAGATAGTCCCTCTTATCACAggattgtactccctccgttccaaattgatctacatatttcataggtacaccaagaccaagaaaagctaataactctctcgtactatatttactctagcaacaaactcaatgcatgcaccatccccactatttcctagccaatagcaaatcaagaaattgcatgtgggttataaatgcttgtgtgcatagatgcatgcatcatcaatgtccatttactccaatgcacaaataacgaatagacctaatgaattaacataaatatatagataatttagaaataacctaaaaaactatatatatagattaatttggaatggagggagtaccaaagTACTGCCTGCACTTACATAGTACTACACGTTGAATATAAGTACATGTGGTTTTAATTTActtcataaataaatcatgacgtTGACATGTAAAGTGACAAGATCATCTCATATGGAATAATCTAAACGTTTATTGTTGTTGCCGAAAACAACAGTGTAGTCCAAAGGACTAGCAGTGGTTAAGTCCAAGAGACTACCTAGAAATGAATGGATTGACGATTGAATAATAAAGCAGCAAATTGTATTGATTGTTGAAAAATTCTCCCCTGTTACAAACTATAGTAGAAAAACCGGACCGGGCACTGAACCGCATGAGCTCTTGGTTCACTGGGTCACCGGTTGGACTGGCGGGTCAATCGGTTCAATTATTGAACCGGAAAGTATGTATATCATACATAATTTTACTTAAACAAGGTCACCAACCTAGTTTGGTGGTGTGGTTGATGCTCTTCTATCCCATCAGCCAAGTATCGATCCCCATGTGACGCCGCAAAGGGCCTTAGAAGCCAGCCCATCTGCTCCGCGAACCAGCGGTTCCGGGTCGCTGGTTTTTCTCAAAAACCGTCCGGTTCATCCGGTTTACTCCGGGTCGATTGCATGAGCGGTCCTTAAAGAAAAAAACCGTCCGGTTCATCCGGTTCACTCTGGGTTGATTGCATGAGCGGTCCTTAAAGCAAACCGAACCGGTTAGAGTGCTGGTTCTGGTTTTTTTACTATGTTACaaactactctctccatctaaaaaaagccaacctaggaggggacaacgaatctagacaaccTAGGAGGGGTCGAATCTAGACAACCTAGACCcttcctagtacaacgaatggAATCTAGACAACCTAGACCCCtcttagtacaacgaatctagacagctCTGCCTAGACTTGTTGTGTCCCCTCCTAGGTTGGCGGTTTTTTTACTATGTTACAAACTACTATCTCCATCTAAAGTTACAAACTACTATCTCCATCTAAAAAAAGCCAACCTAGGAGaggacaacgaatctagacaaccTAGGAGGGGGCGAATCTAGACAACCTAGACCcctcatagtacaacgaatctggaatCTAGACAACCTAGACccctcctagtacaacgaatctggacagctCTGCCTAGACTTGTTGTGTCCCCTCCTAGGTTggcttttttgggacggagagagtatatgggATCCCTTTTATAGGCTAACAATGTCTAGGGTTTCCCCTTTtgtttagggtttctctctcatAGGAGATTACAACATTGTCCTCGTAATGATGAAAATTGGAGGGGTATTATGATCTTTTCATAGCTTTACCCTGAATTAGGCCCTAGGTGGGTCAATTCCTGTAGCTGGGCTTTTGAGCAGGAGTTGCTTCGGACCGGTGGTCCTTCACCCAGGTATTCAGCTTTGTCCCGCACCTTGCCTGCTTCACTCCTAGCTTCatttgaacgactcgcacgagacggggCGAAGTTTTATTGATAGaacaggaaaaaattacaagattacaaccctggagggtcgtaaccaggaaaaaggaaaaatataccACCATCCACACACCGACAGCTCCAACACACAAGACCGGAAGAAGGCTaacaccggaccggccgccgctaagcgtgagcgaccgccgctagaccaacaaaggaacacaTATGAGATCGCCCAAAAGAACACCCTCACAACCAATACAAAGCCAACTCCTAGAGTGTGCTTGCACCAATCGATCGAGAGGCTTCGGCTAGGGGATACCAAAACGatgtcttcaagaagagaagcgacggtaaaccgccgccgccatctgtcGGGGCTCAAAGGAGTCAGGACTGGGCTTTCGCCAGGCAACCACCCTTGAGGGatgagacagcacgacaacgccctcaggaaGGGGAATTaaccatcgttgtcggtccggccatggccgggctgggttttcacccgctgTTCACCACCTGCGAATCTACGACTAACGCACCAATGCTCCCACCACCCCTCAACctctgctgacatgtgggacccctgcaccggcgcccctcgccggccagccttcgagcgccgaagaccgcgccacaTCCACCAGCAGCTCCTCCTCGTACCGAGATCGCCTTCTCCACCGTCGGCCgcacctctcgcgccaagccggcctcctccaccggatgcgtctctcgcgccaatccggcctccctccatcggccgtGCCTCttgcgccaagccggcctccatctccgccgcctgcgcctctcgcgccgagccagcctccgctgccatcggctgcgtctctctgcgccaagccggtctccgacccctcctccaaacgCTGCCGCGCCGGCAAGATACAGTCGTCTCCTACGCCCTCGGCTAGCCGTCCAAGGCCGCCATGCATCCTCCCACCTCAGCCACGGTGGTCACCGCCGTGCCTCCTCCCACCGCAGCCACGGTCACCACCCTGCCTCCACATTCACAGCCGCCGCAAGCCTGCCGCTGTCGCCGCTGCTGTCATCAGCCGctgtcgccagccgccgccaccgccaacgTGGCTGCTGCCTCATcgccctccgccaccaccgcatCTGCagtcctccgctgccgccatcgcggccgtggaccgccgctgccgccgtcgccgtcgccgccaccggggCTGTggacctccgccaccgccgtcgccctgGGAGGACCGGAACCAGCCTCACCCTCGAGCCTTCGCCTTCGCCACATCCGTCCACAGCGGCGCGCATCTGTCGCCTCcttccggccgccgtcgccgcgaggCTCGCCGTCACTCGGCCCCTGGATGCGGGGagaccggatccgccgccggggGAGGCGGATCCACCTCCGGTGTGGCCGGATTCGCCGCGACGAccccccggcgccgcctcccgcgccgctgACCTCCGCTCGCCGTTGCTCGGCCCCTGGACACGGAGaggccagatccgccgccgagGAGACGGATCCGCCACGCCAACCCCCCGgtgccgcctcccgcgccgcggACCGCCGCTCCCGAGCAGCCCCGGTGTCCCCGCTGCTGGCTTCCtcgaggaggggagagggccccaccgccgccgtccttgtggccggccggctttgccGACGCGCcgctcaggcggcggcgaggcgaaggggaggaggcggcggaggaggatgaggcGCCGTCCGTGCCGCCCCTCGGACGGGAGCAACGCGGACGGGAGCGTGGCAGTTTTACTTTTACTACTCCTAGCTTCATTTGCTCCGCCAACTTCGTCTTCGGTTTCGCTGACCTCGCTTGCTTCGCCCGGCGCTGAGTTGGTGGTCCATTAGCCTCTGGTTTCGTCAATGGAGGCCGAAGGGAGGTATCGGGACCTGTCTCCAATATACGGAGTATATTTTAGAATTACATATGAATAGATCAAATAAATATAACATATACTGAGTATACTTGAGGAATGGTTTTGATATAGGGCATTCGCAGTACTGGGTACCACTGGATGACACGTGGCAGTGGACGTTGACAGCGACGCGCCATAGTTGAGTGATAAGGATGATGTGCCGTGGTGGACACCAATGATCTACCATGCATAGCGCTTCgaaaaaaagaatattattTGCCCTTTCCCAATGTAGGATCGTTGACGAGAATATGCCCACGGTGTCCGAATTTTGTCTCGATCTTTCACGGGACAAAACAATGAGAAATAATCTTCTCAAGTTGATGTTTCAAGAAACTAACTCAAGTATAGCATATTTCCAAAATATTCGGATATAGCACAAGTCTTGACTTAATAAAGAAACAGAAAAATTAGCCTTCACGTTCTTTCGTTTTCATACCCTCTAATTACCACATTgatcaaaagaaaatattaacttaaaaagtaatagaaaaaaggagcctccataTTCGTTCCTATAACATAAAAATTACCAcgaaaataaaaattgaaaagacCTATATGTTTTGGTAGAGATTATACGATATAAGATCCTATTCCTATAGAAAGTTGGAACTGGACATGCAAGGTCTGAAAACGGACAAGGTCAATTGAAACCATGTGAATGTTAaatttataagcacataataatttaatttattccataaataaattatGACATTGTAGATATAAACTATCATAAATGTATCATGatttacacatgtaaactagacAACATAAACAAATCGAATATGCATAACATGGTGAACATGTACCGAGGGTATCGGAAAACCGGCTACTCAGCAGGAAGGACTCGCGGTTGCGGGCGTTGATGATGGCGCGTAGCACGCGAgtgaagaggaagacgagccgttgtggtcgaacagggagcagtcgtgCAAAGCTCTTCCCAAAAACTTTATtgtcgccttctcccggtgcacgccgacgagcgggatggagtagactATAAGCGACGGCAGTACGGAGGAAGAGGCAAAACCTATATTGATTTCGCATGTGTTGCGTGGAGGCGGCAGCTCGGCTTTTATAGAGACATTAGGACGCTTGATCAGGACGCgtgcacgatctccactccgtgTAACCGAACCGAATAAGTCGTGCGTAATTTATCCGAACTCCACGCcgtttcacgcaccggattatTCAGAGTGTtttcaaaaaaacaaatccgaatttcccgtaacaaaacaaaactgcagaAGTAaactgcatctgcgcaagggtgaggagccaattttggcggaccattcgacgcgtacatcGTGCACGTGCACGCCGCCAGGCCAGgccaagggtgaggagccaattttggcggaccattcgacgcgtacatcGTGCACGTGCACGCCGCCAGGCCAGGCAAGCGAGAAAGTGTGTTCGCCATTTTCACTCTACCTCACATGcctcaagtggctaggagagcATCTTCCCTTATAAGGAGGTCTCCCTCTTCTAGAATAGGCaatgtggtactaaactccccaTGCATACCATCCCATGAGGCGAGCTTTTGTAATTTTCTAAAGAATTAATTTTCGAATGAGCTAAGGcctatctattaattccaaTGGTGAACACTAAGGACGCCATCGTTTGGTTGATTttaagcataagcgaaacgatatatttgcaaatgaaaaataatttgtgaataaaacttttatgtacgtattcttagcgatctaaaagcaaatgatgaaaaataaacttttgataaaaaaaacctcaaaatgaactccaaatttaaggttgaaaattcaaattatggCTGATAaaaagcataagcgaaaagatgaggccgtaATTAAAAGCAGAGTCATTCTGTCATGCTTGGTCATGGTAGGAACCtacatttattattttttgtttcgagTGAGAAACGGACATGGTTTTAACAAGGTTATAGCGTGAGACATCAAAATTGTCTGAGAAACTGATCGTAATTAGACTCAAGCAGCAAGTCTAAATTTCAGAAGCAAATCAATAAATATTATTGAAAAAAAGAACCTacgtagaaatataatttagaaatatctAAAACTcagattaataaaaaataatattaaaataagatACCATAAAGAAATATTATTTAGGAATGTTTAAAATTGGGgttcaaaataaataattttgaaaTAAGTGTCTATGTAGATAACACAATTTAGCAATATCTAAATTGAAATTTGTTATGAATAAATCGTATCGAAATATGACTCCATGTAAAAATGCAATCTAAAATTTGGtttgataataaaataaataagagTACATGTAGAACAACAAAGTCAGAAATCATATATAACATTGAACCGGGTTGTGCGTGCTTCACGCGCCATCATACGAAGAATTCCTTATGTACACATTTCCATAGCGTACCTCACAAATCAATCGGGTGGCCATTTGATAAGTTGACACATGTGCATTACTATATATCATCAACTAAACattgaaattttgattattcAATCAATAAAAGCTTTTTACTGTAGACGGAAAGCATTTGCAAAGTAACAAACTTGCAACATACACATAAACAATAATAAAttcaaaaggaaaatatttatgaggagagaaatttggaagagaaaaaggaggaagaaagagaaaaggagaagaaaagagagggagaggatcaTGAttattggaagaaaaaaaaagaagaaaaaggggaGGGGCGTGCACAGCACCGAATGGAGGCGCGTAGGGTGGTGGTTGGGTTGGGATAGGATATGctgttttttttacattttggtccttttagaaaacttattttacaaatgaaccatGGAAAAACTTATTCCAGGAATGGTAGTGCGGTAGAGAGGCTACGTCCTCCAACATGGCGGTGACAGAGTATCTGGCTCCGTCCCCGTGTCACCATGGCACCACGTAGGCAAGCAAAGTTGATGTGGCAGGAAGGGCGGCACCAGTGTGACAGGTGCCGTCCCTCATACCACGGCGCCAGCCGTCCTAGCACGCTCCCCCTGGGTGGGCAACGCACTTAACCCGCGCGAGCCCCACCCACTTTCTCCTTCCCCACCCATTTTCGCATTCTTCCCAGCCCGAGCACACGCATAGGTGCCTCTCCCCCCCTATACACCTCTCCTCCTCAAATCTACTCAATTTGGAGGCGTTATTCGCGGGATTTGTTTATGGAAATCGAAGAGCAAGGTATAGTCCCCACCCcctctttttttgttttaatcGGTGGAATTTGTAAATCAGAGGGTAACCCTAGAACCTCTTTTTTGCTCAAATTTGTGATTTTCAACAATCAATTTGGGGATTTGCTAATTATAGTGCTACACGTGTGCA
This genomic window from Oryza sativa Japonica Group chromosome 12, ASM3414082v1 contains:
- the LOC107277167 gene encoding disease resistance protein Pik-2, which encodes MESAAQSLVSNVGTLVGQEFNQLRGVGVEVARLRNELATIHALLRMQSEADEAAVDHFAREWLKQLREVAYDAEDCVHLYHFRIRCRSGQLSVWTNCKRLLTTLLARRQLAGDIRALRALASSINEQHCSYGFSLDSLRRSTADAAALGTMPASARVVVVDADDHDEFVDNNGQATELANKVSALREGVDDDKKRRVFSIVGFGGLGKTMLAREVCRRLETVFHFQAQVAVSQTFSGKDLQGLLRRVLRQITQPIVDRETVDDAEITQLQAAAASSQPNVNIDTMDVDDLATELKKRLDNKRYLILIDDVWSIAAWDAIRSKLPVTDSNCGSRIIVTTRIHTVAKACSAASDYIHHMKKLDDTESKQLFISKAFGSKSPCPDDLKDAMESILKKCSGLPLAIVSIASLLANYKPPEGKEMWETIKNSIGSQMENNPTLEGMRQILTLSYNHLPHHLKACMMYLSIFPEDYMIAKDRLLKRWISEGLIVEKRGLCQMDLAEGYFNELVSRNMVDMVISKATFNLHQGIREDQFRVHDMMLEILVSKSLESNFVSLVGGQYEGMSYTDHTIRRLSIHGGVEAGKDPSSSSKKMAAHRGTGGDSIKGMMMQHVRSLSIFDPEAHNILSRLGEFTLLRVLDLEDCTGLTNKHMSCICRMYLLRFLSLRGTDVKVMPSRIGDLEHLQMLDVRQTQLKDLPKSVTKLEKLEHLLFFDQGDSGWMLPQGINKMKALRQLKKAAVVFDAKVAEEIGALGQLQELAIFVDTGKKMNNGVVKKLASSLSKMYSLRWLDIGNLDAGKWPFAPIMEFLHDIEPPPQLLRYLRICGHMDRLPDWVESLHDLVELQLRWTHVDGFQLFNVLCKLPNLKRLFLGIYFIHGKHMVVHSSQHFRELKELILGYTPSSCDVYEFEEGSMPNVERLVVYFGDQTKKIVGIEHFKKLKEVEYIGSKDNLRPVLEPVEQMNNKRDVSQRITIKVRYDW